A stretch of the Kroppenstedtia eburnea genome encodes the following:
- a CDS encoding Gfo/Idh/MocA family protein, whose protein sequence is MIHYGIIGCGHIANRHVAAIQAVEGARLAAVCDTDPIRLKPFMGGDVVEYTDVEEMLAHPDLDVVNICTPSGTHKDLTVQAAHAGKHVVVEKPMALTLEDANRMIEACRENGVQLCVVHPNRFRPAMRRLKERVESGAFGTFSHANATLRWNRNQAYYDQALWRGTRRMDGGVLMNQAIHNLDLLLWLMGEVEEVASYQATRLRRIETEDTSVSILKFKNGALGVIEAAVTIYPGNLEESLSLFGERGTAVIGGTRAQRIRTWRFADLSGESADREIQQVEEDPWGVPGHQCLIEGMTAAVRSGGSPPVTGEDGRRALSLVIACQQAAECGRPVRLQELAESGEQRFPTGARGMEK, encoded by the coding sequence ATGATCCATTACGGCATCATCGGATGCGGACACATCGCCAACCGGCATGTGGCGGCGATCCAGGCTGTGGAGGGGGCCCGGTTGGCTGCGGTTTGCGATACGGATCCGATCCGTCTGAAACCATTCATGGGTGGGGATGTGGTTGAATATACCGATGTGGAGGAGATGTTGGCACATCCCGATCTGGATGTGGTCAACATCTGCACGCCCAGCGGTACGCACAAGGACCTCACAGTTCAGGCGGCACATGCCGGGAAACATGTGGTGGTGGAAAAACCGATGGCGCTCACCCTGGAGGATGCCAACCGGATGATTGAGGCTTGCAGGGAAAACGGGGTTCAGCTGTGTGTGGTTCACCCCAACCGTTTCCGGCCGGCCATGCGCCGGTTGAAGGAGCGGGTGGAATCCGGTGCTTTCGGAACCTTCAGTCATGCCAATGCCACCCTCCGCTGGAACCGGAATCAAGCCTATTATGACCAAGCCCTCTGGAGAGGCACACGTCGGATGGATGGGGGAGTGTTGATGAATCAAGCCATCCACAACCTGGATCTCCTCCTGTGGTTGATGGGGGAGGTGGAGGAGGTTGCCTCTTATCAGGCCACCCGTCTCAGGCGGATCGAGACAGAAGACACTTCGGTCTCCATCCTCAAGTTCAAAAACGGGGCCCTCGGCGTGATCGAGGCGGCGGTCACGATTTATCCGGGCAACCTGGAGGAATCCCTGTCCCTGTTCGGGGAGAGGGGCACGGCGGTGATCGGGGGGACAAGGGCCCAACGAATCCGGACCTGGAGGTTTGCCGATCTGAGCGGGGAGAGTGCGGACAGGGAGATTCAACAGGTGGAGGAGGACCCTTGGGGCGTGCCGGGTCATCAATGCCTGATTGAGGGTATGACCGCGGCCGTCCGTTCCGGAGGATCGCCCCCGGTGACCGGGGAAGACGGCAGGAGAGCGCTGAGCCTGGTGATCGCTTGCCAACAAGCGGCTGAATGCGGCCGACCGGTCAGGCTCCAGGAGTTGGCGGAATCGGGGGAGCAACGCTTCCCGACGGGAGCGAGGGGGATGGAGAAATGA